Sequence from the Penicillium oxalicum strain HP7-1 chromosome IV, whole genome shotgun sequence genome:
TCTTCTTGAAACAATGACAGCCCTCCTTTACCGTTCTGCCTCGCTCATTTTCAATCGGAGCCACATCCCGGCGATCATGACTCTGTCTCGCACTGACGAAAACGGGTTGGCCAATGCCGCCCAGGAGATGCTTAAGCAGATTTCATCTCACAACCCAGAGGTGCTGGAGGCCCAGGTCCAAGAAATGTGCAAAGATCTCGAGGCGCAGGCACCGAAGGCAAACTCTCCGGGTGATCCAAGCACAAAGGAGATACTCAAGGCTTGCGCTGGGTTTGCCAAGAAGTTGCCTGATAAGCTTCCCAAGGAGCGCAAATTCTACCAGGCCCTTATGAATTATGCCTTATACAGCAGCTCACCTGCTGCTGCCAAACATGCCGTGTCCATCCTCATGGCCACTGCCGATCGTAAGGAGATGTATGCAAAGGATTTGGTCTCTAAATGTGTGAAAAAGTGGTCATATGGATCTGATCACTTCTTGACCCGTCTTGCTGCACTGTCGCAATTGAACCTTCTTGCACCCAGGGAAGCCGACGAGGAGAGCGACGCCATCATCTCGATTGCCATAAACCAAGTACTCTTGACCAATCGTGCCCCCGAGGAAGATTCTGGTTACAGCTGGTCTGAAACCGCAGATGAGGAGACTGAGGCCAAAGAATGGGCGCTGAGGATTATTGTGAATCGTCTCCGAGCCAAGGATGGAtctgatgacgacgaggacttCCGTGCGCACGCTGAGCCAGTGTATGACACATTGAACAAGCTGGTTGCGGGTGAAGGTGAACTctcgaagaaaaaagataCTCCGGCGACTCAAAAATCACGTCTTCGTCTGATTGCGGCCAAGTCGCTCATCAAGCTGTGTGCGTCTGGGACACTTTGTGATCAGCTTCTCACTCCTGTCAATTTCAATTCTGTCGCTCTCATGGCGCAAGATCGACTGCTACCGGTCCGCGGCGCATTCATCAACTATCTGAAAAAGAAGCTGGTACAAAGAAACCACCTGAGTCATCGGTGGTACATCATCCCCTGCTTACTTGCATTCGAGCCGAGCAGAACCCTCAAGGATTCTACCCTTATCTGGCTGCGCTCTCGGGCATCATATTTCGCACAACAGGCTCAAGCAAATGGGAAAAAGACGGAGCAAGCCATGGTCATGGAGTTGATCTTTTCTCGTCTCTTATCCTTGCTTGCCTACCACCCGGACTATCCCTCAGATGATCTAGACGAGACCACGAGGCTTGGCGACTTGAGCGACTTTGCGCAGTACATCGTTTATTACCTTATGGCGGTGGCCAACGAACAGAATCTGTCGTTGATCTTCCACATTGCTCAGCGTGTCAAGCAATTCCGCGATGGCATCACCAAATCTGACGAGATTTCTACCCGCCTTCACACGCTGTCTGACCTTGCTCAAGCGACGATCCGCCGATTTGCTGACATTTACTCGCACCAGCACAAGTTTGGAGGGGCTAGTGGTGGAGCAGCAAATCTGCTCCAGACATATCCTGGAAAGATGGGCGTCCCTAGCTCTCTTTTCGTGTCAATGAACAGCCATCGTGAAGCTCAAGACGTCGCAGATAAGAACTTCCTTCctgatgaaattgatgacATGCTTGACCGTGTGGTCCGTGTTGCCATGAAGCCAAGGAACACTTCTCACGGTGCGCATAGCGGCTCCGCCAAGAAGCGAAAGACCGAGCCTGCCGATGGAAACGGTACACCGTCAGCGTCCAAAAGGGCtcggaaagaaaaaggcacaCGGTCTTCTCGCAAGTCGACTTCTTCTGTCGGCGTCGCTTCTAAATCTTCGCGTCGCAAGCGTGGGGAGGACGATGAATGGCCGTCAGATGCCGGCCCTGAAGAGGATCTGCCTCAATCTACCTCACATCGTCGGCGGAGTAGCCGTGGCGTAGTCAAGCAGGGAGTCAGTTATGCCGACCAGGAtagtgatgaggatgacgaagagaTGCAGAAATGGGAACAGGCTCAAACTGCCGAAAACGATGATAACGAAGATCAGGCcaacgaggacgacgaggaagatcaggaggaggatgaagaagaagaagctgcagaTTCTGATGAAGAGatgcaagaagaaaagaacgagGAGGTCGAAGAAGTCTCCAAGAATGGCGACGAATCGAGTGAGAAGGCAAACTCACCTCCAGTTCCACCAAAGCGCGGCCGAGGGAGACCCAAGTCTACCGCGTCTGGATCGAAACCCAACAGTCGTGTCAAGCAACCAACTACAACTTCATTGCCAACGCGTCGGTCCTCTCGCCGAGGATAAGCCAATAGTGATTTACCTGTCTTCTTATCTCACCCTTCAGCGTGTTGAATGGCTTCGAATTCTGCTTCAAGTCGGCGTTCAGCTTTTGAATTCatgtctcccccccccttttttattCCCCCGCCAGTCATTGACAATCGCAAACTACTGCATTTGTTAGCTTCATATCTACTACATCTGCACTTGCGTAATTCAAGCTTGATTTCCCCCATTACAGCCGATGAACATTCGAGATGTATACCCGATGTGCCTTTACTTTTGTTTCATGTGTCGATAATCCTAGCTCTTAACTAGGTTTCTACTACCCTGCTATCAATTTCAGactctccatccatcccctTCTATTTTTTATATGTTGATAGGCACATTTTTTGAAGTGTGTACACCAGCCAGCCTGCCCTCTTGTCATCTCAAGGGCTGTACTAAGTGAAAACCCCACGGGCACTCTAGGTACTAAGTAGCGTTATCAATCTCCATGCTGGGCGATTCATTCAGATGCCTTAAGCCAATGTTACAACAGATAAATTTGATTCCATGCCCATTAGGTACCTGTGGTGCAGGGCCACGGCGCAGATTACTTAAGTTGTAGATCTCACCTGGTGCCTTGGAGATTCATCTTCAGGTTGTCGGATGGATATGCACGAAGTAAATGCTAGACCATGGAAAATTGAGTGATGTCTCCTGAATCAGGCTTATGCAGTCACGCCAATCAATACGGAGCCTAGGTATCCAGCACGGGACAAGGTCGTAAGTTTAAATATCAATGGAGATCGTGGACCTACTGCTAAAATGCCCGGCCGTAAACTAGGGATGTCGGTGATGCCTGCATGACGATGGGGATAACAACCACCAGTGTGTCCTTCTCGGCTGCTATGATCTGATCCCTAAGCGACTCCTCCTGTAGGTCCTCCAAAACGAGAGGCGACCCAGCAGAGGCGCAGCTAAGGGAAATATCGAGGTTTTAGAGAATGATTGGATCATCGATGGATGATTGAGGCATCGCAACCATCAAGGGGGTGGATTGAGCGCAAAAGTAGCATGAAAGAATCTAGACCAGTTGAAATTCGGTGGTACCCAGACAAGAACATTCATTTccacacgcacacacacacacacacatcacATCACATCACTTATGAGATACAAAGTTGGAGGCTTTCTGAAGCCAAGAAACAAAGGATACTGGCTTATCATCGACATGTCTAGGATGAAGCAGCCCCGGGAACCGAAGCGGTCCCCATCGCAGGACTCATGTCGGCGGAATTCGCTCCGTCGGCTGCTTGGCTTACACCGGCGCTGCCTGCATTATCGGAGGGTGGGTGTGGGTTGTTATCAGCCCTGTTGATACGATCTTCGACTCGCTCCTTGTGTTGACGATTGCGGAGATGGACTTCAAAGTTGTCGACCGTCATGCCAGCCCCGGGCGTGTACAGTTTCCCTGGACAGTCGTGGCAGCGAATACGAGGCAGATATTGATACTTGATCTTTTGGCCAGGTTGAAGATTTGCCGGATTTGAAACAGGTGCGAGGGTCTCGGTATCCACCGCTGAATAACGCATCACTCCTTCGAATGAATCGTTGGGGTGTGTTTGTTTCAACTTAGCCAGGCCAGCCTGGAGCCAGGTAGGGGGAGGAGGCTGGGAACGCATTCCAAGTCAGACAAACGTCAAGGGACGCCTTCACTTTCGAAATGGAAATTGACTTACTCCAGGAACACCCTGCTGGGGCGGATTCGGCGCGTCAACAGCTCCTGTCTGCTGTGGGCGCGGAGGGTGGTGCTGTTTCTGTTTCTCCGATGGGGGTGCCATGGATCCAGCCTGTGCGGCAGCGTCAAAGATGCGTTTCCCGTTTCGAAGATCGACCAACTTGTCTCGTGAGATCTTGAACTTAACAATGAGTTTTTCGGGCTCTTCGAGACTTTCTTCTCGTAGTTGTTGACGTCGCGACGCCCGTGTGGGCTCCTGCGATATGGGTTCTGGTGTAGCCGAATGTCCCAGGCTGGCACGCAGCGCCGCATGAGCTGCTGTGGCTGCGCCCCTCATACCCCTTGTACGGGCGGTGCCCTGAGCGAGATGAGGTCCAATGGCCGGGGAGCCTTCATCAGAATCATCACTCTCAAAGTCGTCAGATTCTTCCTCGCCACGAGTGCCTGCCATTCCACGACGGCGACTGGTGCCGGACCGCTTAATGACGTTGCTCTCCTCAAAAGTCTCGGCGGAGTTAGGAATGACAGAAGAGACGATGAGCGAGCGGATAGTTCGTTGGCGGTCTTTGAGATCTGGCAGCGCCGGGCCTCCCCGTCGGTTGATGGACCGTTTTTGGCGGCGCTGCTCACGCGAGATCGAAATTTCTGTGCGCTCGAGATCGGCATCGTTGAGCTCGTACAGGTAGGGGGTGTGCTCTTTGGCTGCTTGGAAGGGGCGGAATGCAGAGGAAACAGGAGTAGGAAGGAAGGATGTGTTCAAATCGGGGTCCTCAATGGGGCGCCCGTCGAATGGATGATTGACAATGTACAGAGACTTTGTGAATAGTTGAGACTGTTCTCGGATGGAGTGAGCGATGGCTGTGGTAAACTCTCCCGAGAGTGAGAGATCATCTGTCAATCGCAATGCAAATTCCTCTGGTGAATTCAGAGGATCATTGATGTCCCATTCAAATTGGTCGATCAAGGTGTGTTGACCAATTGTGATGTTGAGCTTGATCAGAATGCGCATTTCATCGTTGCGGTAAGCTGTATATGGCAGCTGAGGATCCAAGGGCGCTTCTTGCACGTAAATTTGTGGATAGTAGTCCATGATTTGCTCTTGAATGCTCTGAGAGATCATGCGCAATAGTGGTCCCGACGTCTCCAATGCGAGTCCCAGGTCTTCGACCATTTTTTCTGCAAATAGATCGGGAGACACAACACGGTCATGAAGATTCCAAGTAAATGTGTCTCGAATCTTGACTTTTTCCCAGTCGATGTCGAGCCTGATCGGGACCAAGTCTTCAATCTGTTCGCTCTGAATCTTCATATCACGTCTTGAAACTTTGAGTTCCCGCGCTTTGCGGTTCCCAGGTCGGCGCCTTTGAGCCGGGTATAAAACCTGCGCGGGTTGATTCCGGGTATCAGTCCGCGGGTTCCCAAAACCTTCATAGCCAACTCCGAACAATGCAGCCGGGTTTCCATGTGTTTCGCGACGGACGGAAAGATAGTAATCCCTTTCGGCCCGTTTTTGCAGCAGCAGTTCTTGGGCTGGATGATCCCTGGCAGCAGCTGCCGAATAGCGAAACTCGCGGTTCACGAATTGATCGAGAAGAATCTTCTCGACGGGCGTTTCGCGCGTGCGCAACGTCAGATCCCCCGAGACTTCGCTTGATTGAGTAGCAGTCCCCTCCCGCGACCGTTTGCGAAATTGCGCCGATCCGTTTGTGCCATTCGGCTGCTGAATGCCGTTGGTGTCATTGAGGTTGTCTCTCTCTGACACACTCATCATTGCGGATGCGCTTTTTCGCTGTCCCAGTGTCAAGGACTTCCAGCAATGGCTTCTCCCACGAGTGATTGGCTCTATTGTCCGTCAAATCAGCACCTCTTATTCCCGTGTCCAATGCACTAGAACCGTTCCACGTGCCCAGGAGTGAGCCAGCAGCAGCCTAGTTGATTCTTGCGCAGAGAACTGACAATACAAAGCGAGTGAATGGATAGACGGCTAGCTCGCCAGGTTGATCGGTTCCAGGAGATTTCGACGTGGCAGAGGATCGAAGGATTGGCAATTAAGACAGCATCATTCGATGTTTCTTAATTCTTGAAATTGTATGTTAGTTATTTGATATCACAATCCATGCTTCCGAGTCAACGAGTTGCGCGCGCAGGGACCACTGCCAGGCGCAGCGCCGGTACATGTGCTTGTCGCGACAACCGCATATCCAATTAGGAACCATCAGCGTAGCTAGTGAGCCAACGCGTCATCGACGCCCTGAGAATCCCCAAACATACGGCACAGGATAGGGGCAATGGCGGATTGTGAGAGCATTATGCACGTACCTCGGTCGAAGCAGTCTCGTGAAAGCCAATCGCGCTGTGTGGCCTTACGGATCACGCCAGCCACCGAGCAGGTGTCAGCAGCGCGGAGATCAGTTGCAAGCAGGACGCGACTTGAGATGTTATATTGGGCTTTTGATCGGACACGGCTCTCGCGTGTCGTCAGGAGTTTGGTGAAGGTAGGCGGGGCGAGgtttggagatgatgttCGCAGAGCGCGCGCGGGTGTTGAGAGAAGTtcaaaggagagaaggaggaatTACGAGATGTCCGCATCTGGCAAAGACAAGGCAATGCCTCGGTGACGACTTTCCACGGCCACCACGGAATCAATCATTGCCAGAAGGGGCTCATTATACTCAATATGATTTCTATAATCAAAAGTCTACTCGCTAATActcttttcttctggttCAGGCCTTGCGCCATCTTCGGCCCAGAGGCATGTGGAGGTCATGTGATGCTCCTCACGGACCATTGTCTGGGTGCCTGAGGCAATAAAGTGCTTCCTCCGACCGGAAAGCGGGTTCTGGCTGGTCTACTGCGATCATCAAGGTCCAGGTCTTCGAAACGAAGAGGGAGATATCGATTCATCTCGGCCTGCTTGGTTTTAATACCAATCCGGAATTCGGACTTCTGATAATTTGTTCATTAAATTTACTCGATGTGAGCATATGACGGCAGTTGGGAAGAACAACTGAGCTGGAAGCTCTAGGCTCGAGTCGTATTGAGATTGTTACGGGGTTTACGCTCGCTAGATATGTTTACTGAGAGAAGTCGCCGGTATGTGAAGGAAATTCCTCTCTATCGTAGAAGAGAGTATTCTTCTCCCACACGTGGATTGATTGCGACATAGACAGATTGACACCCACAGACGATGAAAAGGCACCTCGTGCCCAAGCGCCTTCAAATCATCAGTCGAAACTCAATCATCGGCACAAAAGATGAATATCAGCAATGACTGCACAATGATCCGAGTTGTATATGCCGTCATCGAATTTATTGGTCATCACCGAGTAGCCCTCCGCTTTCCACTCCGCATTGGGCTTGACAGTGGAAAGCAGCACATAATCAATTCTTGAGGGGGGTTCTTTCTCGTATCCGAATCCAGTGAAGGTGTGGTAGTTTCCGTAGCGGCGACATGGATCGACCATTTTGAAAGTATCAACAAAGTCGCCAGACCCGACCAGATCCGAATAAGCCTCCTGGTCTTCCTGACTGTTCAAGTCGCCTGCAAGGAAAGCACCATTGATGAGATACGCGCACTCTCTGCATCGATACTCGCGTATCTTTGCTCGAATGATTCGTGCAGCTTCCAAGCGAGACCTTGAACCTTGGTCATCAAGGTGCGTATTCATTGCGAGGATGGTATTCCCGCTTTCGCGATGACTTAACACACCGATGGTGAGGATGCGAATTGAGGCTGCATCCCAGTTCTTCGAAGGTGTCGATGGTGTCTTTGATAGCCAGACAGTCTCCCAATGAATGAGACACCAGGCTGACTCTCGATAGAAAATGGGCGAGTACTCGCCAGCCTGATGCCCGTCGTCTCGGCCGACCCCGATGTAAGCCCAGTCTGATTCCAAGCTTGATGTCGCTTTGTTGAGCCCTGTGTGGATATCCACTAGTTGCTCATGGAGAACCTCTTGCAAGCAGACCAGTGTATCGTTAGGGTGGCGTGTATGATACCGCAACTCGTTGATAAGTAAATTTTTGCGCTGCTCCCACGGTACTTCACCCTTGAACGGGGAGCTAGTCGCATATCGTATATTATGGGTCAGAATTCTTAAAGGAACCGGTGGCACGGGTAGACAGGTTTTCATGACGTTACGTGAAGCTGGAAGGGCACCGAGACGGGGCGCAGCTTGAATTTGAGTACTCAATGGTAGAGAGTCAAATAATTTACCTTCAAATTCGGGGGATCGAC
This genomic interval carries:
- a CDS encoding SWI/SNF chromatin-remodeling complex subunit snf5; the encoded protein is MMSVSERDNLNDTNGIQQPNGTNGSAQFRKRSREGTATQSSEVSGDLTLRTRETPVEKILLDQFVNREFRYSAAAARDHPAQELLLQKRAERDYYLSVRRETHGNPAALFGVGYEGFGNPRTDTRNQPAQVLYPAQRRRPGNRKARELKVSRRDMKIQSEQIEDLVPIRLDIDWEKVKIRDTFTWNLHDRVVSPDLFAEKMVEDLGLALETSGPLLRMISQSIQEQIMDYYPQIYVQEAPLDPQLPYTAYRNDEMRILIKLNITIGQHTLIDQFEWDINDPLNSPEEFALRLTDDLSLSGEFTTAIAHSIREQSQLFTKSLYIVNHPFDGRPIEDPDLNTSFLPTPVSSAFRPFQAAKEHTPYLYELNDADLERTEISISREQRRQKRSINRRGGPALPDLKDRQRTIRSLIVSSVIPNSAETFEESNVIKRSGTSRRRGMAGTRGEEESDDFESDDSDEGSPAIGPHLAQGTARTRGMRGAATAAHAALRASLGHSATPEPISQEPTRASRRQQLREESLEEPEKLIVKFKISRDKLVDLRNGKRIFDAAAQAGSMAPPSEKQKQHHPPRPQQTGAVDAPNPPQQGVPGPPPPTWLQAGLAKLKQTHPNDSFEGVMRYSAVDTETLAPVSNPANLQPGQKIKYQYLPRIRCHDCPGKLYTPGAGMTVDNFEVHLRNRQHKERVEDRINRADNNPHPPSDNAGSAGVSQAADGANSADMSPAMGTASVPGAASS